A stretch of the Staphylococcus sp. NRL 16/872 genome encodes the following:
- a CDS encoding AraC family transcriptional regulator produces MRRRMIITEDLEEKINYPDERWPHIILHTKLNDTLLGYIPLHWHYALQFMYVTEGVIQVKIADNEIVIDQGEGLFINSNIVHEIHEINSNSRFYCWNVGLPDATEYINFTYMNYIIDQASMLPYIKLERNVEEDACLLNSIEKVGQTYIAQQGHYQLEVLSEFYRSLNYLLLIIEKYNQTNHYFFDPRVKQCIEYLQTHYNKKVTLQELSQLIQISEAETIKLFKRFVGDTPFNYLQSYRLEQSAKQLMYMKYSVTQVAMTCGFSTTSYFIQIFKQKYQLTPKQFQIQYAKAFK; encoded by the coding sequence GTGAGAAGACGTATGATTATTACTGAAGATTTAGAAGAAAAGATTAATTATCCTGATGAACGTTGGCCTCACATCATTTTACATACTAAATTGAATGATACATTGTTAGGATATATACCACTACATTGGCATTATGCTTTACAATTTATGTATGTAACTGAAGGTGTTATTCAAGTTAAGATTGCAGATAATGAGATAGTAATTGACCAAGGAGAAGGGCTATTTATTAATTCAAATATTGTCCATGAAATTCATGAAATAAATTCAAATTCCCGTTTTTACTGTTGGAACGTAGGTTTACCTGATGCAACTGAATACATTAATTTTACATATATGAATTATATAATTGATCAAGCCTCTATGCTTCCATATATCAAATTAGAGAGAAATGTTGAAGAAGATGCATGTTTGTTAAATAGTATTGAAAAAGTAGGACAGACTTATATTGCGCAACAAGGACATTATCAACTCGAAGTATTAAGTGAGTTTTACCGATCTCTAAATTATTTATTATTAATTATCGAGAAATATAATCAAACAAATCATTATTTTTTTGATCCAAGAGTTAAGCAATGTATTGAGTATTTACAAACTCATTATAATAAAAAAGTAACGTTACAAGAGTTAAGTCAATTAATTCAAATAAGTGAAGCAGAAACGATTAAGTTATTTAAACGATTTGTAGGGGATACACCTTTTAACTATCTTCAAAGTTATCGTTTGGAACAAAGTGCCAAACAATTAATGTATATGAAGTACAGTGTTACACAAGTAGCAATGACATGTGGTTTCTCCACGACGAGTTATTTTATACAAATATTTAAACAAAAATATCAACTCACACCTAAACAATTTCAAATTCAATATGCGAAGGCGTTTAAATAA
- a CDS encoding alpha/beta hydrolase, with protein MKKRLLSVMTSGILGFLAYIKVKEKRSYQSYLREKFIRMSGMKKTFENIEDAKKALEVTKDITAGKYGGTSYEFEHDVRIKDWHGSLTYIVNDARDRQQKVVLYVHGGAWFQDPLEEHFQFIDKLAGELNAKIVMPVYPKVPHRDYRTTFQLLTDLYEKQLMLVDRASQITIMGDSAGAQIALSFAQYIKETAQLQQPGHLVLVSPVLDATFSNPEAKEYEKIDPMLGIEGSKYFIELWAGDLPIEDYRISPINGDLEGLGRISIFIGTKETLYPDAVKLSKMLSEKGIDHDFTPGYNLFHIYPVFPLPEQQKFFEQLKKIIK; from the coding sequence ATGAAAAAAAGATTATTATCAGTGATGACTTCAGGAATATTAGGTTTCCTTGCTTATATTAAAGTTAAAGAAAAACGTAGTTACCAAAGTTATCTAAGAGAGAAATTTATTCGAATGTCAGGTATGAAAAAGACTTTCGAGAATATAGAAGATGCGAAAAAAGCATTAGAAGTAACAAAAGATATAACTGCTGGTAAATATGGTGGTACGAGTTATGAGTTTGAACATGATGTTAGAATTAAAGATTGGCATGGTTCATTAACTTATATTGTGAATGATGCGCGCGATCGCCAACAAAAAGTTGTGCTATATGTCCATGGTGGGGCTTGGTTCCAAGATCCATTAGAAGAACATTTTCAATTTATTGATAAATTAGCTGGAGAATTGAATGCTAAAATTGTGATGCCAGTTTATCCTAAAGTGCCCCATCGCGATTACCGTACTACGTTTCAATTATTAACAGATCTTTATGAAAAACAACTTATGTTAGTAGATAGAGCGAGCCAAATTACAATTATGGGTGATTCTGCTGGTGCACAAATTGCATTATCATTCGCACAATATATAAAGGAAACGGCTCAATTACAACAACCTGGTCATCTTGTCTTAGTATCACCAGTATTGGATGCTACGTTTAGTAATCCAGAAGCAAAAGAATATGAAAAAATTGATCCAATGCTTGGTATTGAGGGAAGTAAATACTTTATTGAGTTATGGGCAGGCGACTTACCTATTGAAGACTACCGCATTTCACCAATCAATGGTGATTTAGAAGGATTAGGTCGTATTTCAATCTTTATCGGTACTAAAGAAACGTTGTATCCTGATGCAGTAAAATTATCTAAGATGTTAAGTGAAAAAGGGATAGATCATGATTTCACACCAGGCTATAACTTATTCCATATTTATCCAGTCTTCCCATTACCTGAACAACAAAAGTTCTTTGAACAATTAAAGAAAATCATTAAATAA
- the xylB gene encoding xylulokinase yields MKEVVLGIDLGTSAVKIIAVTQQGEVVASTSEPLTLIQTRPGYSEQDPAEWFEAIKQGIKHLNQELKASDYVVKGISFSGQMHGLVALDASHAPVRNAILWNDTRNSEQCHQIKDVYGERLNGNPILEGFTLPKMLWVKQHEPEIWNQVDVFVLPKDYVRYCLTGQVHMEYSDAASTLLLSPQTHDWTRDVGECFGIGDIYPPLVRSTAFVGEVVPELAQEFGFTEPVKVFAGGGDNACGAIGAGIINDNDTLCSIGTSGVVLNVEKDSYTDYHNNIHFFDHSVPQTFYAMGVTLAAGYSLSWLKKTFFEDVSFDDIVKQASTSSVGANHLLFAPYLAGERTPHGDAFIRGSFIGISGSHTKVDFARAVLEGITYSLYDSIQLIREAGKEITHVTSIGGGAKSAFWLQMQADIFNATIRKLKHEEGPSMGAAMIAAYGLEWFNSFDECVEQFIDIERTFEPNLERHRQYEAYYHIYQRIYKQTHHLTEALLKVED; encoded by the coding sequence ATGAAAGAAGTTGTGTTAGGCATTGATTTAGGAACAAGTGCAGTTAAGATTATTGCAGTTACTCAACAAGGTGAGGTGGTTGCATCAACAAGTGAACCACTTACATTGATTCAAACACGTCCGGGGTATAGCGAACAAGATCCTGCTGAGTGGTTTGAAGCGATTAAACAGGGCATTAAGCATCTTAATCAAGAATTAAAAGCATCTGATTATGTAGTTAAAGGCATTTCATTTTCAGGACAAATGCATGGTTTAGTCGCATTGGATGCTAGTCATGCACCAGTACGCAATGCAATTTTATGGAATGACACACGCAACTCTGAACAATGTCATCAAATCAAAGATGTGTACGGAGAACGTTTAAATGGTAATCCTATTCTTGAAGGATTTACATTACCGAAAATGTTATGGGTAAAACAACACGAACCTGAGATTTGGAACCAAGTAGATGTCTTTGTTTTACCGAAAGATTATGTACGTTATTGTTTAACTGGTCAAGTTCATATGGAGTATTCAGACGCGGCAAGTACGCTATTACTTAGTCCACAAACACATGATTGGACACGTGACGTTGGAGAGTGCTTTGGGATTGGTGATATTTATCCACCTTTAGTTCGTTCTACAGCATTTGTTGGAGAAGTGGTTCCTGAGTTAGCACAAGAATTTGGCTTTACTGAACCAGTAAAAGTCTTTGCAGGTGGTGGAGATAACGCTTGTGGTGCTATTGGTGCCGGTATTATTAATGATAACGATACACTTTGCAGTATTGGCACTTCTGGTGTGGTTTTAAATGTTGAAAAAGATAGCTACACAGATTATCACAATAATATTCATTTCTTTGACCATAGTGTGCCACAAACATTTTATGCAATGGGTGTAACGTTAGCAGCGGGTTATAGTCTCAGTTGGTTAAAGAAGACATTCTTCGAAGATGTTTCATTTGATGATATTGTGAAACAAGCCAGTACCTCTTCTGTTGGTGCAAACCATCTCTTATTTGCACCTTATTTAGCTGGAGAACGTACACCACACGGAGATGCGTTTATACGTGGAAGTTTCATTGGAATTAGTGGCAGTCATACGAAAGTTGATTTTGCGCGTGCCGTACTTGAAGGTATTACGTATTCATTATATGACTCTATTCAATTGATTCGAGAAGCGGGTAAAGAAATTACGCACGTGACTTCTATTGGTGGAGGCGCGAAGAGTGCATTTTGGTTACAAATGCAAGCCGATATTTTTAATGCTACTATCCGAAAATTAAAACACGAAGAAGGACCAAGCATGGGAGCTGCAATGATTGCAGCATACGGTTTAGAGTGGTTTAACTCATTTGATGAATGTGTTGAACAATTTATCGATATAGAGCGTACCTTTGAACCCAACCTAGAACGCCATCGCCAATATGAAGCGTATTATCATATCTATCAACGAATATATAAACAAACACATCATTTAACTGAAGCGTTATTAAAGGTTGAGGATTAA
- a CDS encoding EamA family transporter produces MARTQHRLKSVLFAIIGATLWGLGGTVSDFLFNQRDIDVDWYVTARLIVSGVFLLGIYKILYPKRSIFIVLKNMKTLISLLIYSLIGMLFVQYAYMASIATGNVAVATLLQYIAPVYIIIWFVIRGLDVFRPFDILAIVMTLIGTFLLLTNGSISHLVVSPTSLIWGIIAGLALAFYTIYATGLLEKFPSLLIVGWAMAISGIAMNFKHPIWHIHTSNLSISTIFYLIFGIIAGTALAFYLFIDSLQYLSPKETTLLGTIEPVIAVITSALWLDVSFKPIQVVGIAIILVLILILSLKKQPETL; encoded by the coding sequence ATGGCTCGTACGCAACATAGACTAAAAAGTGTGCTATTCGCTATAATTGGTGCTACTTTATGGGGGTTAGGTGGAACCGTTTCTGATTTTTTATTCAATCAACGCGATATAGATGTAGATTGGTACGTTACTGCACGGCTCATTGTAAGTGGAGTTTTTTTACTAGGCATTTATAAAATATTATATCCAAAACGCTCTATATTCATTGTGCTTAAAAATATGAAAACATTAATTAGTTTACTTATTTATAGTTTGATAGGTATGTTATTTGTACAATACGCTTACATGGCTTCAATTGCTACAGGAAATGTAGCTGTTGCTACTTTGTTGCAATATATAGCACCCGTTTACATCATTATTTGGTTTGTCATTCGTGGGTTAGACGTATTTCGACCATTTGATATTTTAGCTATCGTCATGACATTGATTGGTACTTTCTTACTTTTAACAAACGGCTCGATTTCTCATTTAGTCGTTTCTCCTACAAGTCTCATTTGGGGTATCATCGCTGGCTTAGCTTTAGCATTTTATACTATATACGCTACTGGTTTACTTGAAAAGTTCCCTTCATTATTGATTGTAGGTTGGGCAATGGCTATTTCAGGAATTGCGATGAATTTTAAACATCCAATTTGGCACATCCATACTAGTAATTTAAGTATTTCAACGATTTTCTATTTAATATTTGGAATTATTGCAGGCACTGCCTTAGCTTTCTACTTATTTATTGATAGTTTACAATACCTTTCACCGAAAGAAACAACACTTCTAGGTACGATTGAACCTGTGATTGCCGTAATTACAAGTGCATTATGGTTGGATGTTTCATTTAAACCTATACAAGTTGTCGGTATTGCTATAATTCTAGTATTGATTTTAATATTATCTCTGAAAAAGCAACCCGAAACATTATAG
- a CDS encoding gamma-glutamyltransferase, with protein MNIYNKVMLTIILIVTILISFTFYYFKKEDRPDKDTLFENKITNHKSSGTKKTYGVASNNAIATRVGNKIIEDGGNAVDAAMGVSYALAVTEPHSSGLGGGGATLTYDGKDGEEPKMYEYKTMSSFNYKKGDQIGTPGFVQGLHDMHEREGKMDEKKVFNYVIPLAEDGFEVDAELERSLKMFGSDIDRDSPFFKGKRTVREGDVVKQEDLAETLRKIRDDGTGYFYKDIGKSISKQLDGELKEDDFKAFKTEEKKPVSTKYLNNTVYAASNPLGGTLMLQGLKIDESVDTQNNRSDFISGIIKSRDVMYRNRDIVNGQEASSDTHLSQDYLSSRLNSINSVAGADNGSDFNTQQIDNTSTTHFVVIDKNGKLASTTNTLSSFFGSGKFVKEGFYMNNSLTNFSNDPNSPNYGGKHKAPRSFTSPTIVVGPDFYMGIGTPGGNKIPTILNEVIIDYLRGNGTLQESIDKPRFYNDGGTVYYENAMSDEDINEFKRLNYGVQEKRNDPNFGSIQGAIYNKNDHTVELGHDVGNR; from the coding sequence ATGAATATCTATAATAAAGTGATGCTCACTATTATTTTAATAGTGACGATTCTGATTTCATTTACATTTTATTATTTTAAAAAAGAAGATAGACCTGATAAAGACACTTTATTTGAGAATAAAATTACAAATCATAAATCCTCTGGCACTAAGAAGACATATGGCGTGGCTTCTAACAATGCCATCGCAACTAGAGTAGGGAACAAGATTATCGAAGACGGGGGCAATGCCGTTGATGCTGCCATGGGCGTTTCATACGCACTTGCAGTGACAGAACCCCATTCTTCTGGATTAGGCGGTGGTGGCGCTACATTGACTTATGATGGCAAAGATGGCGAAGAACCTAAAATGTATGAATATAAAACGATGTCTTCTTTCAATTATAAAAAAGGTGATCAGATAGGTACACCTGGATTTGTGCAAGGCTTACATGATATGCATGAACGCGAAGGTAAAATGGATGAAAAGAAAGTCTTTAATTACGTTATTCCTTTAGCGGAAGATGGTTTTGAAGTGGATGCAGAGTTAGAACGTAGTTTGAAAATGTTTGGCTCTGATATTGATCGTGATTCACCTTTCTTCAAAGGAAAACGCACGGTACGTGAAGGTGATGTTGTAAAACAAGAAGACTTAGCCGAAACGTTAAGAAAAATTAGAGATGATGGTACAGGCTATTTCTATAAAGATATTGGGAAGAGTATTTCCAAACAACTAGATGGTGAATTAAAGGAAGATGACTTTAAAGCTTTCAAGACAGAAGAGAAGAAGCCCGTTAGTACTAAATATTTAAACAACACTGTCTATGCAGCATCTAATCCACTTGGTGGAACGTTGATGTTACAAGGATTAAAAATTGACGAAAGCGTAGATACACAAAATAATCGTTCCGACTTTATTTCAGGCATCATTAAATCTCGTGATGTCATGTATAGGAATAGAGATATCGTTAACGGTCAAGAAGCTAGTAGTGATACTCACTTATCTCAAGATTATCTATCTAGTCGTTTAAATAGTATTAATTCAGTTGCGGGCGCTGATAATGGAAGTGACTTCAATACGCAGCAAATTGATAATACAAGTACCACACATTTTGTAGTGATTGATAAGAACGGTAAACTTGCCAGCACTACTAACACGTTATCTAGTTTCTTTGGGTCAGGAAAATTTGTAAAAGAAGGGTTCTACATGAACAACTCATTAACAAACTTCTCGAATGATCCTAATAGCCCTAACTATGGTGGAAAACATAAAGCACCACGTTCATTTACATCACCAACAATCGTGGTTGGCCCTGACTTCTATATGGGCATTGGTACACCAGGAGGAAATAAAATACCAACCATTCTTAATGAAGTCATTATAGATTACTTAAGAGGCAATGGGACATTACAAGAATCTATTGATAAACCACGCTTTTATAACGACGGGGGTACTGTCTATTATGAAAATGCTATGAGTGACGAAGATATTAATGAATTTAAACGTCTTAATTATGGCGTACAAGAAAAACGTAATGACCCTAACTTTGGTAGTATTCAAGGTGCTATTTATAATAAAAATGATCACACTGTAGAGCTTGGTCATGACGTAGGTAACAGATAA
- a CDS encoding L-lactate dehydrogenase: MTRNKIVLIGSGYVGSAFAHAIVAKGLVDELAIIDIDEDKAKADVWDLNHATPFSDNFVDVHVGTYTDCADADIVVICASAKLDKGETRLKLLVDNVNIFIPIIQQVIANGFDGYFVLPSNPVDIMSYVTKRISDFPKNKIIGSGTSLDTARFEFFLSRTFDVAPHNVYAPVIGEHGDSQVHVWSHAQIAGEPVLKLLSNDTNITSFKESISTQTTQVGYDIYVRKGTTNFGISLSLVRIVEAILFNKNIIMNVSSYVEGEYGLNDLYIGTPTIINGNGADRIIELELSEEELSKLQQSGEIIVEYQQRADAIIDKYI; encoded by the coding sequence GTGACACGTAATAAAATTGTACTTATTGGGAGCGGCTATGTAGGCTCTGCTTTTGCACATGCTATCGTAGCAAAAGGGTTAGTAGACGAACTTGCCATCATTGATATTGACGAAGATAAAGCCAAAGCTGATGTGTGGGATTTAAATCATGCGACACCTTTTAGTGACAACTTCGTTGATGTTCATGTGGGAACATATACCGATTGTGCTGATGCGGATATTGTGGTCATTTGTGCAAGTGCTAAATTGGATAAAGGAGAGACCCGTCTCAAACTTCTCGTAGATAACGTGAATATCTTTATACCTATAATCCAACAAGTCATCGCTAACGGTTTTGATGGTTATTTTGTATTACCTTCAAACCCCGTTGATATTATGAGCTATGTCACTAAACGTATATCAGACTTTCCAAAAAACAAAATAATTGGCTCAGGTACATCTCTTGATACTGCACGCTTCGAATTCTTCTTAAGTCGTACATTTGATGTAGCACCTCACAATGTCTATGCCCCAGTCATAGGTGAACATGGTGATTCACAAGTGCATGTTTGGTCACATGCTCAAATAGCCGGAGAACCAGTATTAAAGTTACTTAGTAATGATACAAATATCACATCTTTTAAAGAGTCTATCTCAACTCAAACTACACAAGTTGGTTACGATATCTATGTTCGAAAAGGCACAACCAATTTTGGTATTTCTTTGAGTTTAGTTCGCATAGTAGAAGCCATTCTTTTTAATAAAAATATCATTATGAATGTATCAAGTTATGTTGAAGGAGAATATGGTCTGAATGATTTATATATTGGTACACCTACCATCATAAATGGTAATGGTGCTGATCGAATCATTGAATTAGAACTATCAGAAGAAGAACTATCAAAACTTCAACAATCTGGCGAAATCATCGTAGAATACCAACAACGTGCGGATGCAATTATAGATAAATATATCTAA
- a CDS encoding thioredoxin family protein, translating to MTEQLNSIEQFHQFIETHPLAVIHVMRDHCSVCHAVLPQIQDIVSEYSHATFGVINQSKVEAIAGELSIFTVPVDLIFLDGKEMHRQARFIDMQSFEHQLQLMNDSLQ from the coding sequence ATGACAGAACAACTTAACAGTATAGAACAATTTCATCAATTTATAGAGACACATCCGTTAGCCGTCATCCATGTTATGCGTGACCATTGTTCAGTATGTCATGCTGTATTACCTCAAATTCAAGATATTGTAAGCGAATATAGTCATGCTACGTTTGGCGTCATTAATCAATCTAAAGTGGAAGCCATCGCTGGAGAGTTATCTATTTTTACTGTACCAGTAGATTTAATCTTTTTAGATGGAAAAGAAATGCACCGACAAGCACGCTTTATTGACATGCAAAGCTTTGAACATCAACTACAATTGATGAACGACAGTTTACAATAA
- a CDS encoding CapA family protein — MKKKKRLTASEWLLKQSKRHKRRNFIYTLIVLIVAFVLLVFAIRAVKVEPIEAMPKSNVNSIRNTYLGNITLNKHIRKMNLNDVFASLKEPLHNSDFSTASLLVSHFSNNPTDNLNKNLDNIMFLRKQNIKSVNLINNTIDNVQAQDLSKKVEAQTDYNFLTGNGSNLINSKTVQQNIKGKKIANVSFTDVESNYENPIKNTTSISLDPKIFVPLIKNLKERNDLVIVNVDWGIPNERNVTDRQKVYGHALVDAGADVIVGHNSVVQKVEKYKSASIFYSLGNLTSDSFLSKNQKGMIVQHDWDGQHNKFHMTPVRGADGKITKDKMNKMEEQRYYNAIEDKTIHLKQENGGYTYEY; from the coding sequence ATGAAAAAGAAAAAACGGTTAACCGCGAGCGAATGGTTACTTAAGCAATCTAAACGCCATAAACGTCGAAATTTTATTTACACACTCATTGTTTTAATCGTCGCATTCGTTCTATTAGTGTTTGCTATTCGAGCTGTAAAAGTTGAACCAATAGAAGCGATGCCAAAGTCTAACGTTAATTCAATTCGTAATACATATCTAGGCAACATCACCTTAAACAAACACATTAGAAAAATGAATTTGAATGATGTTTTTGCTAGCTTGAAAGAACCATTACATAATAGTGATTTTTCTACTGCTTCACTTTTAGTGAGTCACTTTTCCAATAATCCAACGGATAACTTAAATAAAAACTTAGATAACATTATGTTTCTAAGAAAACAAAATATTAAAAGTGTTAATTTAATCAATAACACGATTGATAATGTGCAAGCGCAAGATTTGAGCAAAAAAGTAGAAGCGCAAACGGATTATAATTTCTTAACAGGTAATGGATCTAACTTAATTAACAGTAAAACAGTGCAACAGAATATCAAAGGTAAAAAAATAGCCAATGTTTCCTTTACAGATGTGGAATCGAATTATGAAAATCCAATAAAAAATACGACATCTATCAGTTTAGACCCTAAAATCTTTGTGCCGTTAATTAAGAATTTAAAAGAAAGAAATGATCTAGTCATTGTTAATGTCGATTGGGGTATCCCCAATGAACGTAATGTTACCGATCGCCAAAAGGTCTATGGTCATGCTCTTGTCGATGCAGGTGCAGATGTCATTGTTGGTCATAATTCTGTAGTACAAAAAGTTGAAAAATATAAAAGTGCAAGTATTTTTTATAGTTTAGGAAATCTTACATCAGATTCATTCTTATCCAAAAATCAAAAAGGCATGATTGTTCAACATGACTGGGATGGGCAACATAATAAGTTCCATATGACGCCTGTGCGTGGTGCAGACGGTAAAATCACTAAAGATAAGATGAATAAAATGGAAGAACAACGTTATTATAACGCTATCGAGGATAAGACGATTCATCTGAAACAAGAGAATGGAGGATATACCTATGAATATTAA
- the pgsC gene encoding poly-gamma-glutamate biosynthesis protein PgsC gives MIGSELYFSLFVGIVLSLIFAEKFGINPAGLVVPGYLALIFDQPVMLLSVLVISCITYFIVTYGISRWVILYGRRKFAAMILTGMVLKFIFDLIYPLTPFETVAVSGIGVVIPGIIANTIQKQGVVITLASTMLLTCITYVILFLYSFIN, from the coding sequence ATGATAGGTTCAGAATTATATTTCTCCTTATTCGTCGGCATTGTATTAAGTTTAATCTTTGCAGAGAAATTTGGAATAAATCCAGCAGGACTAGTAGTACCTGGTTATCTAGCACTTATATTTGATCAACCTGTGATGTTGTTATCCGTACTTGTTATTAGTTGTATAACATACTTTATTGTTACATACGGTATTAGTAGATGGGTGATTTTATATGGCCGACGTAAATTTGCAGCGATGATACTGACAGGAATGGTATTGAAATTTATCTTTGACTTAATTTATCCATTAACACCATTTGAAACGGTCGCAGTTTCAGGTATCGGGGTCGTAATTCCTGGTATTATTGCTAATACAATTCAAAAACAAGGTGTCGTGATTACATTAGCTTCAACAATGTTATTAACTTGTATTACCTATGTCATCTTGTTCTTATATAGCTTTATTAATTAA
- the pgsB gene encoding poly-gamma-glutamate synthase PgsB produces MILITICIVLILWLGIKEKKRHINRLKKIPLRININGIRGKSTITRMIYSVLREDHYHVIGKTTGTDARMMYWFTEREYPVIRKPQGANIGEQRDIVRKVVRQKADALVNECMAVNPDYQIVFQEDLVRANIGVIVNVMEDHMDVLGPTLQDVAQAFTATIPYKGKLVVMKDAYTEFYAKEAKKRKTELIVVDKDEIPESYLRKFDYLVFPDNVAIVLGVAQAVGVDKNVALRGMLNAPPDPGAVEIKYFNANNTQNVFVNAFAANEPQSTKAILNKVESYNYPYTKKVVILNCRSDRIDRTRQFVENFIEDVEYDTLICTGKSTQMVTEVMQHMPDKKYLNFENHEFSDIEKAILKESQNALIFCVGNIHGPGGRIAEFIEGIE; encoded by the coding sequence TTGATTCTTATTACAATTTGTATCGTATTAATACTATGGCTCGGTATCAAAGAAAAGAAACGCCATATTAATCGATTAAAGAAGATTCCCCTACGAATAAATATTAATGGTATTCGAGGTAAGTCGACGATTACAAGGATGATTTATAGCGTATTAAGAGAAGACCATTATCATGTTATTGGTAAAACAACAGGAACAGACGCTCGTATGATGTATTGGTTTACAGAGAGAGAATATCCAGTAATTAGAAAACCTCAAGGGGCTAATATTGGTGAACAGCGAGATATTGTTCGCAAAGTGGTTAGACAGAAAGCGGATGCATTAGTTAATGAATGTATGGCTGTTAACCCCGATTATCAAATCGTCTTTCAAGAGGATTTAGTTAGAGCGAATATAGGTGTTATCGTCAATGTGATGGAAGATCATATGGATGTATTAGGGCCAACGCTTCAAGATGTCGCGCAAGCTTTTACGGCGACGATTCCGTATAAAGGTAAATTAGTTGTTATGAAAGATGCTTATACTGAGTTTTATGCAAAAGAAGCCAAAAAAAGAAAGACAGAATTGATAGTCGTAGACAAAGATGAAATTCCTGAATCTTACTTAAGAAAATTCGATTATTTAGTCTTTCCAGACAATGTAGCTATCGTATTAGGGGTAGCGCAAGCAGTAGGCGTGGATAAAAATGTTGCATTAAGAGGTATGTTAAATGCACCCCCTGATCCTGGTGCTGTTGAAATTAAGTATTTTAATGCAAATAACACACAAAATGTATTTGTAAACGCGTTTGCAGCTAATGAACCTCAATCCACGAAGGCAATTTTAAATAAAGTGGAATCTTATAACTATCCTTACACTAAAAAAGTAGTTATTTTAAATTGTCGTTCAGATAGGATAGACCGTACACGACAATTTGTTGAAAACTTTATTGAAGATGTCGAGTATGACACGCTCATTTGTACAGGTAAGAGTACGCAAATGGTGACAGAAGTCATGCAACATATGCCAGATAAGAAATATCTTAATTTTGAAAATCATGAATTTAGTGATATCGAAAAAGCAATTCTTAAAGAATCACAAAATGCGCTTATTTTCTGCGTAGGTAATATTCATGGTCCAGGTGGAAGAATAGCAGAATTTATAGAAGGGATAGAATAA
- a CDS encoding KGG domain-containing protein, producing MSDNQKMSHEEADKKGGNATAKNHDKEFYQEIGEKGGKNS from the coding sequence ATGTCTGATAACCAAAAAATGAGTCATGAAGAAGCGGATAAAAAAGGTGGCAATGCTACAGCGAAGAATCATGACAAAGAATTCTATCAAGAAATTGGCGAAAAAGGCGGTAAAAATTCATAA